The stretch of DNA CTCGACGCCGCAGGCGTGTCGATCAATTGGGATCGTCAGGATGCCGGCCTGATCGCGTTCGAAAAGACCGGCCACACGCTGCCTGCCGAGTTGCTCGACTCGGTCACACGGAACACCGTGGCGCTTAAAGGCCCGTGCACCACGCCGATCGGCGAAGGCTTCACGAGCGTCAACGTGGGCCTGCGCAAGGCGCTGAGTCTTTACGCCAACCTGCGGCCCGTGAAGAACCTGCCCGGCGTGTCATCACGTTTCTCGAACGTGGACCTGGTCATCGTGCGTGAGAACACCGAGGACCTGTATGCCGGCCTCGAGCACGTGATTGTGCCGGGCGTGGTTGAGAGCCTGAAGATCATCACTGAGGCCGCGTCCACGCGCATTGCCGAGTTTGCGTTTTCCCACGCGCGGCGCGAAGGCCGGAAGAAGGTGACGGCCATTCACAAAGCCAACATCATGAAGCTGGGCGACGGCCTGTTCCTGGATTCGGTGCGGGCGGTCTCGAAGCGGTTCACCGACGTGCCGTACGACGAGCGCATCGTGGACGCCGCGTGTATGCACCTGGTGATGCGCCCGGAGCAGTTCGACGTCCTGGTCCTGCCCAACCTCTACGGCGACATTGTC from Acidobacteriota bacterium encodes:
- a CDS encoding isocitrate dehydrogenase (NAD(+)), giving the protein MAGTTHTLTLIPGDGIGPEVTTAVVRVLDAAGVSINWDRQDAGLIAFEKTGHTLPAELLDSVTRNTVALKGPCTTPIGEGFTSVNVGLRKALSLYANLRPVKNLPGVSSRFSNVDLVIVRENTEDLYAGLEHVIVPGVVESLKIITEAASTRIAEFAFSHARREGRKKVTAIHKANIMKLGDGLFLDSVRAVSKRFTDVPYDERIVDAACMHLVMRPEQFDVLVLPNLYGDIVSDLCAGLVGGLGVVPGANLGDGVAVFEAVHGSAPDIAGRNVANPTALLLSAVMMLRHLGETDAASRIQAALDTVLMAGQVRTRDLGGTASTTDFTQAICLALASPSSGTIN